A genomic window from Flintibacter sp. KGMB00164 includes:
- the obgE gene encoding GTPase ObgE has protein sequence MAAPFVDTARITVRSGNGGNGVVSFHREKYVAAGGPDGGDGGQGGNVVVVIDDNMSTLMDFRYKRKYVAANGMDGGGKRCTGRNGADLTLRVPRGTIIRDAETKEIICDMSQTQSFVLCKGGRGGWGNQHFATPTRQVPRFAKAGLPGQTRDVILELKLLADVGLVGFPNVGKSTLLSVVSRAQPKIANYHFTTLFPNLGVVYVEEGVSFVMADIPGIIEGAAQGAGLGHDFLRHIDRCRLLIHVVDVSGSEGRDPVEDFEAINAELAEYSPTLASRKMIVAANKVDIMQDPELLERLREHVKAKGMELFEISAAAHMGTRELMKKAAEELQHLPPVAVYEPTYVERPPEVDTSGEVSIEKFDDTWVVEGPWLQRLISNVNFSDYESRNWFDKNLRQSGLFDRLEAMGIQDGDIVSMYDLEFEYQR, from the coding sequence ATGGCAGCACCTTTTGTAGATACCGCCCGTATTACTGTCCGCTCCGGCAACGGCGGCAACGGCGTGGTTTCCTTCCACCGGGAAAAATATGTGGCCGCCGGCGGCCCTGACGGAGGCGACGGCGGTCAGGGCGGCAATGTGGTGGTAGTCATCGACGACAACATGTCCACCCTGATGGATTTCCGTTATAAGCGCAAGTATGTGGCGGCCAACGGCATGGACGGCGGCGGCAAGCGCTGCACCGGCCGCAACGGCGCCGATCTCACCCTTCGTGTCCCCCGTGGTACCATTATCCGGGACGCGGAGACCAAGGAGATCATCTGTGATATGTCTCAGACCCAGTCCTTCGTCCTGTGCAAGGGCGGTCGGGGCGGCTGGGGCAACCAGCACTTTGCTACCCCCACCCGGCAGGTCCCCCGCTTTGCCAAGGCGGGCCTGCCCGGTCAGACCCGGGATGTGATCCTGGAGCTGAAGCTGCTGGCCGATGTGGGTCTGGTGGGCTTCCCCAACGTGGGCAAGTCCACTCTGCTCAGCGTGGTCAGCCGCGCCCAGCCCAAGATCGCCAACTACCACTTCACTACCCTCTTCCCCAACCTGGGCGTGGTCTATGTGGAGGAAGGCGTCTCCTTTGTCATGGCTGACATCCCCGGCATCATCGAGGGTGCCGCTCAGGGCGCCGGTCTGGGCCATGACTTCCTGCGTCACATCGACCGCTGCCGTCTGCTCATCCACGTGGTGGATGTGTCGGGCAGCGAGGGCCGTGACCCGGTGGAGGACTTTGAGGCCATCAACGCCGAGTTGGCCGAGTACTCCCCCACCCTGGCCTCCCGGAAGATGATCGTGGCCGCCAACAAGGTGGACATCATGCAGGACCCGGAACTACTGGAGCGCCTGCGGGAACACGTCAAGGCCAAGGGCATGGAGCTCTTTGAAATCTCCGCTGCCGCCCACATGGGCACCCGCGAGCTGATGAAGAAGGCGGCCGAGGAGCTGCAGCACCTGCCCCCTGTAGCGGTGTACGAGCCCACCTATGTGGAGCGTCCCCCCGAGGTGGATACCAGCGGCGAGGTCTCCATCGAAAAGTTCGACGACACCTGGGTGGTGGAGGGACCGTGGCTGCAGCGGCTCATCTCCAACGTCAACTTCTCCGACTACGAGTCCCGCAACTGGTTTGATAAGAACCTGCGCCAGTCCGGTCTGTTTGACCGGCTGGAGGCCATGGGCATCCAGGATGGAGACATCGTTTCCATGTACGATCTGGAATTTGAATATCAGCGCTGA
- a CDS encoding PPC domain-containing DNA-binding protein — MEYRKFDQGYVLRLDPGEEVVSCLTRLVEQEQVQLGCVSALGAANDVTIGIFDTTEKQYHARRCQGQFEISALVGNVTRKDGEPYLHLHITFGNPVTGEVYAGHLTSCTISATLELFLQVWDGQVGRAFSDTVGLNLLNF, encoded by the coding sequence ATGGAGTATCGGAAATTTGATCAGGGCTATGTCCTGCGCCTGGACCCGGGCGAAGAAGTCGTGAGTTGTCTCACCCGTCTGGTGGAGCAGGAACAGGTCCAACTGGGCTGCGTATCTGCTCTGGGTGCCGCTAACGACGTTACCATCGGTATCTTTGACACCACGGAAAAACAGTACCACGCCCGCCGCTGTCAGGGCCAGTTTGAGATCTCCGCCCTGGTGGGGAATGTGACCCGGAAGGACGGGGAACCCTATCTCCACCTGCATATCACCTTTGGAAACCCGGTCACCGGGGAGGTATATGCCGGGCACCTGACCTCCTGCACCATCAGCGCCACGCTGGAGCTCTTTCTCCAGGTCTGGGACGGCCAAGTGGGCCGCGCCTTCAGCGATACCGTGGGGCTGAACCTACTGAATTTTTAA
- the rpmA gene encoding 50S ribosomal protein L27, with product MLNIGLQFFAHKKGVGSTRNGRDSQAKRLGVKRGDGQFVLAGNILVRQRGTHIHPGVNVGKGSDDTLFALKSGKVKFERLGKDRKQVSIVEIAQ from the coding sequence ATGCTGAATATCGGTTTGCAGTTCTTCGCCCACAAGAAGGGCGTTGGCTCCACCCGTAACGGCCGCGACTCCCAGGCTAAGCGTCTGGGCGTGAAGCGTGGCGACGGTCAGTTCGTTCTGGCCGGCAACATTCTGGTCCGTCAGCGCGGCACCCACATCCACCCCGGTGTGAACGTGGGCAAGGGCAGCGACGACACCCTGTTTGCTCTGAAGTCTGGCAAGGTGAAGTTCGAGCGCCTGGGCAAGGATCGTAAGCAGGTCTCTATCGTGGAGATCGCTCAGTAA
- a CDS encoding ribosomal-processing cysteine protease Prp produces MTTVTFHTAGERIAGFTVQGHSGFAPEGEDIVCAAITSAVRLVECAVNDVLGLEASVKVRQKDASIQLKLPGGLSEANESTCQTLLTALMVHFVALAEEYPDHITVLEV; encoded by the coding sequence ATGACCACCGTAACATTCCATACCGCGGGCGAGCGCATCGCTGGATTTACCGTCCAGGGACACAGCGGCTTTGCCCCGGAGGGAGAGGACATCGTCTGTGCCGCCATCACCAGTGCAGTTCGCCTGGTGGAATGCGCCGTGAACGACGTACTGGGGCTTGAGGCCTCGGTCAAGGTGCGGCAGAAAGATGCGTCCATTCAATTAAAGCTTCCCGGCGGCCTGAGTGAGGCCAATGAGAGCACATGTCAGACCCTTCTGACCGCCCTCATGGTACACTTTGTGGCCTTGGCCGAGGAATATCCCGACCATATTACCGTCTTGGAGGTGTAA
- the rplU gene encoding 50S ribosomal protein L21, which translates to MQAIIVTGGKQYKVAQGDTLFIEKLEAEAGAEITFDQVLAILNEDKATFGAPTVEGASVVATVVKNGKGKKIRVFKYNPKKGYRKRQGHRQPYTKVQISAINA; encoded by the coding sequence ATGCAGGCTATTATCGTAACCGGCGGCAAGCAGTATAAGGTGGCTCAGGGTGACACCCTGTTCATCGAGAAGCTGGAGGCCGAGGCTGGTGCCGAGATCACCTTCGATCAGGTTCTGGCTATTCTGAACGAGGACAAGGCTACCTTCGGCGCTCCCACCGTGGAGGGCGCTTCCGTGGTTGCCACCGTGGTGAAGAACGGCAAGGGCAAGAAGATCCGCGTCTTCAAGTACAACCCCAAGAAGGGTTACCGCAAGCGTCAGGGTCACCGTCAGCCCTACACCAAGGTGCAGATCAGCGCCATCAACGCCTGA
- a CDS encoding MBOAT family protein has product MVFSSLEFLLGFLPCLLVIYFIIPAKVRWLRNLVLLAFSLFFYQWGAHQLVLLMVASILVNYLGGLMAGRRDHPALAKFGVWFAAVLGLGLLGWFKYAGFLAQTICDLGFAIPVPHITLPIGISFFTFQGLSYVIDVYRGDAPTQKNPLDVALYVALFPQLVAGPIVRYTTVMEDITHRRETLDEFAAGVTRFCFGLAKKMVIANAMGQIADGVFNQTAANLDPGLAWVGALAYTFQIYFDFSAYSDMAIGLGRMFGFHFLENFNYPYISKSVTEFWRRWHISLSTWFRDYVYIPLGGNRCVKWKHVRNITVVWLLTGLWHGAAWTFILWGVWFCLLLLGEKFLWGGVLNKTPALVRHGYTMLAVVISWVLFRSVDLPQAWAYLGAMFGQTTGLAQDGQAAYYLLEYWPEWLLAIMASLPVKGWLQEKLKQGGNLGQTILIWAPKGLALGMLGLSYLKLVTSSFNPFIYFQF; this is encoded by the coding sequence ATGGTTTTCAGCAGCTTGGAATTTCTGCTGGGCTTTTTGCCGTGCTTGCTGGTGATCTATTTTATCATTCCGGCCAAGGTGCGGTGGCTGCGCAATTTGGTGCTGCTGGCCTTCAGCCTGTTTTTCTACCAGTGGGGCGCCCATCAGCTGGTTTTGTTGATGGTGGCATCCATTTTGGTCAACTACTTGGGCGGTTTGATGGCCGGGCGGAGAGACCATCCGGCCTTGGCCAAATTCGGTGTGTGGTTTGCGGCGGTCCTGGGTCTTGGACTGCTGGGCTGGTTCAAATATGCCGGCTTTCTGGCCCAGACTATCTGTGACCTGGGCTTTGCCATCCCGGTGCCCCACATTACCCTGCCCATTGGAATCTCATTTTTCACCTTCCAGGGACTCAGCTATGTGATCGACGTTTACCGGGGCGATGCGCCCACCCAGAAAAATCCTCTGGATGTAGCGCTGTATGTGGCCCTCTTTCCACAGTTGGTGGCGGGCCCCATTGTGCGCTACACCACGGTGATGGAGGACATCACCCATCGGCGGGAGACCCTGGACGAGTTTGCCGCCGGAGTGACCCGCTTCTGCTTTGGATTGGCCAAAAAGATGGTCATTGCCAACGCCATGGGACAGATTGCCGACGGGGTCTTCAACCAGACCGCGGCCAACCTGGACCCAGGGTTAGCCTGGGTGGGAGCCTTGGCCTATACCTTCCAGATCTACTTTGATTTCTCCGCCTATTCGGACATGGCCATTGGCCTGGGCCGCATGTTCGGCTTTCATTTTCTGGAGAACTTCAACTATCCCTATATCTCCAAAAGTGTCACCGAGTTCTGGCGGCGCTGGCATATCTCCCTGTCCACCTGGTTTCGGGACTATGTGTATATCCCCTTGGGAGGCAACCGCTGCGTGAAGTGGAAGCACGTGCGCAATATTACTGTGGTGTGGTTGCTTACCGGCCTGTGGCACGGGGCGGCCTGGACCTTTATTTTGTGGGGCGTGTGGTTCTGCCTGCTGCTGCTGGGCGAAAAGTTCTTGTGGGGCGGTGTGCTGAACAAGACGCCCGCGCTGGTGCGCCACGGTTATACGATGCTGGCAGTGGTCATTAGCTGGGTGCTGTTCCGCAGTGTGGATCTGCCCCAGGCCTGGGCCTATCTGGGTGCCATGTTCGGCCAGACCACCGGACTAGCCCAGGACGGTCAGGCAGCCTATTACCTGCTGGAGTACTGGCCGGAGTGGCTGCTGGCCATCATGGCCAGCCTGCCGGTGAAGGGCTGGCTCCAGGAGAAGCTGAAGCAGGGCGGGAACCTGGGGCAGACCATCCTGATCTGGGCGCCCAAGGGACTGGCTTTGGGGATGCTGGGGCTGTCCTATCTGAAACTGGTCACCAGCTCCTTCAACCCGTTCATCTACTTCCAATTCTGA
- a CDS encoding phosphatidylglycerol lysyltransferase domain-containing protein: MLEFHPLQLEDLPKLRDFFAYSGSRICDTTPGTVFMWRDMYHTEWAVHDGSLYFKVDYPGLGPTFTLPLGGGRPEHYRQIAGYCCRRGMPISFYPVPKDELDRLQTAFPNSAAIPTRDAYDYLYRAEDLQFFRGKKLSGQRNHVNKFLKTYGNWSFRVITPEDLPAVGAFLDRYAAGVDKPSASFHEDLAKTREVLGNYTTYDMLGGMLLVEGEIVGFSLGEIVGDTLFTHIEKADRDYQGCYQMLVTQFAQQFAQDGVHFINREDDAGDPGLRKSKLSYHPVTLLEKYLVTVDEPCKFCDCEDT; the protein is encoded by the coding sequence ATGCTGGAATTTCACCCCCTGCAACTGGAAGATCTGCCCAAACTGCGGGACTTTTTCGCTTACAGCGGAAGCCGTATCTGTGATACCACCCCTGGCACTGTGTTTATGTGGCGGGACATGTACCACACCGAGTGGGCTGTCCACGACGGCTCGTTGTACTTCAAAGTGGACTATCCCGGCCTGGGTCCCACCTTTACCCTCCCCCTGGGAGGCGGCCGGCCGGAGCACTACCGCCAGATCGCCGGCTACTGCTGCCGGCGGGGCATGCCCATCTCCTTCTACCCCGTCCCCAAGGACGAGCTGGACCGTCTGCAAACCGCATTTCCCAACTCGGCAGCCATCCCCACCCGGGACGCTTATGACTACCTGTATCGGGCGGAGGATCTCCAGTTCTTCCGTGGCAAAAAGCTCAGCGGTCAGCGCAACCACGTCAACAAATTTTTGAAAACCTATGGCAACTGGTCCTTCCGGGTCATTACTCCGGAGGATCTTCCCGCAGTAGGAGCCTTCCTGGACCGCTATGCCGCCGGAGTAGACAAACCCTCCGCCTCCTTCCACGAGGATCTGGCCAAGACCCGGGAGGTTCTGGGCAACTACACCACCTATGATATGCTGGGCGGTATGCTGCTGGTGGAGGGCGAGATTGTTGGTTTCTCTCTGGGTGAGATCGTGGGAGACACCCTGTTTACCCACATTGAAAAGGCGGACCGGGACTACCAGGGCTGCTATCAGATGCTGGTGACTCAGTTTGCCCAGCAGTTTGCCCAGGACGGAGTCCACTTTATCAACCGTGAGGACGACGCCGGCGACCCCGGCCTGCGCAAGAGCAAGCTGTCCTACCATCCGGTAACTCTGCTGGAGAAGTACCTGGTCACGGTGGACGAGCCCTGCAAGTTCTGTGACTGCGAAGATACCTGA
- a CDS encoding metallophosphoesterase, whose translation MSQNAIIIHPEFAPGRRILAVSDIHGNLPFFQHLLEKVSFSPDDILVLVGDMLEKGPDSLGLLRYIVQLCKTHTVYPLCGNCDGLVLNFFETDSLDESFFSRYLPQHPESCIFQMAHEAGYDGDPTDLPRLRQTLRAAFPQVREWLAKLPTILETEHLVFVHGGVPSLEHMEQLNRWRCMKNDDFRGQGHSFEKYVIVGHWPVTLYHEHIPSAAPIFDWDRKIISIDGGCVLKIDGQLNALILPSEDAQNFTWQAWDGLPVYTALDAQEPSCDSVNIRWGRSDLELLEAGEEFSRCRHLETGRELDILNSYLRHTGERLWCEDSTDYHLPVTPGDSLSLVARTSRGYLMKKNGVTGWYFGRLADKLGKTK comes from the coding sequence GTGTCACAAAATGCTATCATTATCCATCCGGAGTTTGCCCCCGGGCGGCGTATTCTGGCCGTCAGCGACATCCACGGCAATCTGCCCTTCTTCCAGCACCTGTTGGAGAAGGTCTCCTTCTCCCCCGACGACATTCTGGTCCTGGTGGGAGACATGCTGGAAAAAGGGCCGGACAGTTTGGGCCTGCTGCGCTACATTGTGCAGCTGTGCAAAACCCACACCGTCTACCCTCTGTGTGGAAACTGCGACGGCCTGGTGCTCAATTTCTTTGAGACGGACTCCCTAGACGAGAGCTTTTTCTCCCGCTACCTTCCTCAGCACCCGGAGAGCTGTATTTTTCAGATGGCCCATGAGGCAGGCTATGACGGTGATCCCACCGACCTGCCCCGTCTGCGCCAGACGCTGCGCGCGGCCTTTCCCCAGGTGCGGGAGTGGTTGGCCAAGCTGCCCACCATTTTGGAGACGGAGCACCTGGTATTCGTCCATGGCGGCGTTCCCTCGCTGGAGCATATGGAGCAGCTCAACCGCTGGCGGTGCATGAAAAACGATGACTTCCGCGGACAGGGACACTCCTTTGAGAAATACGTCATTGTGGGTCACTGGCCGGTGACCCTCTACCATGAGCACATCCCCAGCGCCGCTCCCATCTTTGACTGGGACCGGAAAATCATTTCCATTGACGGCGGCTGCGTCTTGAAGATCGATGGCCAGCTCAATGCCCTGATTCTTCCCTCAGAAGACGCTCAGAACTTCACTTGGCAGGCGTGGGATGGTCTGCCGGTATACACAGCCCTGGACGCGCAGGAGCCCTCCTGCGACTCGGTAAACATCCGCTGGGGCCGCTCCGATCTGGAGCTTTTGGAGGCGGGAGAGGAATTTTCCCGCTGCCGCCATCTGGAGACCGGACGGGAGCTTGACATTCTCAACTCCTACCTGCGCCATACCGGAGAGCGGCTGTGGTGTGAGGACTCTACCGATTACCATCTGCCTGTGACTCCAGGCGACTCTCTGTCCCTGGTGGCCAGGACCAGTCGGGGCTATCTGATGAAAAAAAACGGCGTCACCGGCTGGTATTTCGGCCGTCTGGCGGACAAACTAGGAAAAACAAAATGA
- the prmA gene encoding 50S ribosomal protein L11 methyltransferase, producing the protein MADTKWLEIAVNTTPDRLDEVTAKLTAAGMAGLVIEDEAEFQQFLEQNRQYWDYVDQELLDRMKGVTRVKFYVTDDADGRAQLAQYTHGLDCEYTVTPLSDNDWAYSWQKYYKPLSIGERLYVVPQWEKENPVPDGRVPFYLNPGLTFGTGSHASTQLCLEGVEAHTKAGDAVLDLGCGSGILSIAALVLGASHALAVDIDPKAVDVAYENAALNGIGKDRYTVRAGDVLSDAALAAEIAQQRYPLVLANIVADVIIPLSAQVPNLLTEDGIFLCSGIIDTRAHEVEAALAKNGLKVTRKREKNGWVALEAVLA; encoded by the coding sequence ATGGCAGACACAAAGTGGCTGGAGATCGCCGTCAACACCACCCCCGACCGACTGGACGAGGTGACGGCTAAGCTCACCGCCGCCGGAATGGCCGGACTGGTCATTGAAGACGAGGCGGAGTTCCAGCAGTTTTTGGAGCAGAACCGGCAGTACTGGGACTATGTGGACCAGGAACTGCTGGACCGCATGAAGGGAGTCACCCGGGTCAAGTTCTACGTCACCGATGACGCCGATGGCCGCGCCCAGCTGGCGCAGTACACCCATGGTCTGGACTGCGAGTACACGGTGACTCCTCTCAGCGACAACGACTGGGCCTACAGCTGGCAGAAGTACTACAAGCCTCTCTCCATCGGTGAGCGGCTGTATGTTGTTCCTCAGTGGGAGAAGGAGAATCCTGTCCCCGACGGCCGGGTCCCCTTCTATCTCAATCCGGGACTCACCTTCGGTACCGGTTCTCACGCCTCTACCCAGCTGTGTCTGGAGGGTGTGGAAGCCCACACCAAGGCCGGAGATGCCGTTCTGGACCTGGGCTGCGGCAGCGGCATTTTGTCCATTGCCGCCCTGGTGCTGGGCGCAAGCCACGCTTTGGCGGTGGACATCGACCCCAAGGCAGTAGATGTAGCCTATGAAAACGCCGCCCTCAACGGCATTGGCAAGGACCGCTACACGGTTCGGGCCGGAGATGTGCTCAGTGATGCCGCTCTGGCCGCTGAGATTGCTCAGCAGCGCTACCCTCTGGTGTTGGCCAACATTGTTGCCGACGTCATCATCCCCCTGTCTGCTCAGGTGCCCAACCTGCTGACGGAGGACGGAATCTTCCTGTGCTCCGGCATCATCGATACCCGGGCACATGAAGTGGAGGCTGCTCTGGCCAAGAACGGTCTGAAGGTTACCCGGAAGCGTGAGAAGAACGGCTGGGTCGCCCTTGAGGCCGTGTTGGCGTAA
- a CDS encoding DegV family protein, translated as MSEFVLVTDSSADLSEEMAQAIRVPVLPLRFTIQGQTYRNYPDNREMDPALFYDMLRAGELATTAALNPNDFEEELEPYLKDGKDILILAFSSGLSTTFNSSRLAVEELQEKYPQRKIYTVDTLCASMGQGLLVWLAAQKRDAGASIEEVRDWVEENKLHLCHQFTVSDLHFLKRGGRISATTAVVGSMLQIKPVLHVDDEGHLINIGKARGRNASLKALVDKMEKTVTEEGKKTVFISHGDCLKDAELVADMVRERFGTEDIHINYVGPVIGAHSGPGTLALFYLGTVR; from the coding sequence ATGTCTGAATTTGTTTTGGTCACTGATTCTTCCGCCGACCTCAGCGAAGAGATGGCCCAGGCAATCCGCGTTCCTGTCCTCCCCCTTCGCTTTACCATTCAGGGACAAACCTACCGCAACTACCCCGATAACCGGGAGATGGACCCGGCTTTGTTTTATGATATGCTGCGGGCGGGCGAGCTGGCCACCACCGCCGCCCTCAATCCCAATGATTTCGAGGAGGAACTGGAGCCCTACCTGAAAGATGGCAAGGATATTTTGATCCTGGCCTTCTCCTCCGGACTGTCTACTACCTTCAACTCCTCCCGCCTGGCCGTGGAGGAATTGCAGGAAAAGTATCCCCAGCGGAAGATTTACACCGTAGATACCCTCTGTGCCTCCATGGGACAGGGTCTGCTGGTGTGGCTGGCTGCCCAGAAGCGGGATGCTGGCGCTTCCATTGAAGAGGTACGGGACTGGGTGGAGGAAAACAAGCTCCACCTGTGCCACCAGTTTACAGTGAGCGACCTTCACTTCCTCAAGCGCGGCGGACGGATCTCCGCTACCACTGCGGTGGTGGGTTCTATGCTGCAGATCAAGCCGGTGCTTCATGTCGATGACGAAGGTCACCTCATCAACATCGGCAAGGCCCGTGGCCGCAACGCTTCTTTGAAGGCTCTGGTAGACAAGATGGAGAAAACGGTCACCGAAGAGGGCAAGAAAACCGTCTTTATCAGCCACGGCGACTGCCTCAAGGATGCGGAGCTGGTGGCTGACATGGTCCGGGAGCGCTTTGGCACCGAGGATATTCACATCAATTATGTTGGCCCGGTTATCGGCGCCCATTCCGGCCCCGGCACCCTAGCCCTGTTCTATCTGGGCACCGTCCGCTAA
- a CDS encoding DUF1836 domain-containing protein — protein sequence MEELLDLKQRLEGQRPASWQELPDIALYMDQIISYMPRQLIHFDEGEALTSAMVNNYIKEGLVPRADGKRYGPIHLGYLTAVSALKKILSVRDTGILLAAEQARNKTPEELYTYFCAALDRALADTADTIDENATREDLPRLALDLALRSYANQLACARILDILQPPHSESPKKGKK from the coding sequence ATGGAAGAATTGCTGGACTTAAAGCAGCGCCTGGAGGGCCAGCGTCCCGCTTCCTGGCAGGAACTGCCTGATATTGCGCTCTATATGGACCAGATCATTTCCTATATGCCCCGGCAGCTGATCCACTTTGACGAAGGGGAGGCTCTCACCTCCGCCATGGTCAACAACTATATCAAGGAGGGGCTGGTCCCCCGGGCAGACGGCAAACGCTATGGTCCCATTCATTTGGGATATCTTACCGCCGTCTCCGCGCTGAAAAAGATTCTCTCCGTGCGGGATACCGGGATTCTGCTGGCCGCCGAACAGGCCCGCAACAAAACGCCGGAGGAGCTGTATACCTACTTCTGCGCCGCGCTGGACCGGGCATTGGCAGATACCGCAGATACCATCGATGAAAACGCTACCCGGGAGGATCTGCCCAGACTGGCTCTGGACCTGGCTTTGCGCAGTTACGCCAATCAGCTGGCCTGCGCCCGTATTTTGGATATTCTTCAGCCCCCCCACTCGGAGTCGCCGAAAAAGGGGAAAAAATGA
- a CDS encoding P1 family peptidase — MLKEIGIMEVGGFRVGHAQDVQAATGCTVILCDRMSPAGLDVRGGGPASRESQILNPVAAAEGINAVLLSGGSAFGLDAAGGVQKYLEERDIGFDVGVTKVPLVSQSCLFDLVVGSKDVRPTGAMAYEACENASYEAPAEGNVGAGTGCSIGKYRGMARAMKSGFGTCAFQTGDLKVGALVAVNALGDVYGADGEPMAGLLNQEKTGLSNTLEEMFSDAEGKENLFTGNTTLGVVVTNAAFHKTQLTKIAGMTHNGYARAIRPVHTTADGDSIYALSLGDVSGDLNLVGAMAARAMEHAIRRAVYSAKSAYGLMGWDALPGKKENG, encoded by the coding sequence ATGTTAAAGGAAATCGGAATTATGGAGGTCGGCGGCTTTCGGGTGGGCCACGCTCAGGATGTGCAGGCCGCTACCGGATGTACCGTGATCCTCTGTGACCGGATGAGTCCGGCCGGATTGGATGTCCGGGGAGGAGGACCGGCTTCCCGGGAATCTCAGATTTTAAATCCGGTGGCTGCGGCGGAAGGAATCAATGCCGTGCTTCTATCCGGAGGCAGCGCCTTTGGCCTGGATGCGGCAGGCGGAGTCCAGAAGTATCTGGAGGAGCGGGATATCGGCTTTGATGTGGGTGTGACCAAGGTTCCGCTGGTCAGTCAGTCCTGTCTGTTTGATCTGGTGGTGGGAAGCAAAGATGTACGTCCCACAGGGGCTATGGCCTATGAAGCCTGTGAAAATGCCTCTTATGAAGCTCCTGCCGAGGGTAATGTAGGAGCTGGGACCGGCTGTTCCATTGGAAAGTACCGGGGGATGGCTCGGGCTATGAAGTCCGGATTTGGAACCTGTGCCTTCCAGACCGGTGATTTGAAGGTAGGAGCCCTGGTGGCGGTGAATGCCTTGGGAGACGTGTACGGAGCGGACGGAGAACCCATGGCAGGACTTTTGAACCAGGAGAAAACCGGCCTGTCCAACACGCTGGAAGAGATGTTTTCCGATGCGGAAGGAAAGGAGAATCTTTTCACCGGGAATACTACCCTGGGCGTGGTGGTCACCAACGCAGCCTTCCATAAGACGCAGCTGACCAAAATTGCCGGTATGACCCACAACGGCTATGCCCGGGCAATCCGCCCCGTGCATACCACGGCTGACGGAGACAGTATCTACGCCCTGTCGCTGGGAGACGTATCCGGAGATTTGAACCTGGTGGGAGCCATGGCCGCCCGCGCCATGGAACATGCGATCCGCCGGGCTGTTTACAGCGCAAAATCCGCCTATGGCCTGATGGGGTGGGATGCGCTGCCCGGCAAAAAAGAAAATGGATGA
- a CDS encoding HPr family phosphocarrier protein: protein MKVIPIQLTQVSQVRDFVNLTVKYPFDIDLVSGRYTVDAKSLLGIYSLDLSNPLKVVIYSDDTAHLEAELAPFTV from the coding sequence ATGAAAGTCATTCCCATTCAGCTGACACAGGTCAGCCAGGTCCGGGACTTTGTCAATCTTACCGTCAAATACCCCTTTGACATTGACTTGGTTTCCGGGCGGTATACGGTAGATGCCAAATCTCTGCTTGGAATTTACAGCCTGGATTTAAGCAACCCATTGAAGGTCGTCATTTACAGCGATGATACCGCGCACTTGGAAGCAGAACTTGCTCCATTCACGGTATAA